One region of Micromonospora ureilytica genomic DNA includes:
- a CDS encoding beta family protein, producing the protein MVPAHGGRAAAPVYRPILANRRGELEALIHLDPAYAALVAPILEVGAIDRSTMDAIRRLPAGLLPAIDVSALPDIPEAELTRWGVPVVPVIGLTESDHRLVAHGAAARAYGRRALIRLRAGQDRAGPDASTTAVERIWRFTDLAPEECDLLVDAGDVCCPADVRTAEPRVRHLLDWARRHAWRSVTVAAGGMPPTLSRLPTDEPVQLDRWDWQLWRRLADAGVDYGDYGVHPAAPGTGDPGDRLPTVRYTDDGSWWVYRWARRGGRGDDRFADLCRTLVSASHWPTTGAAFSWGDHELLRRARRGAGAGSTANWAAWSTSHHLAHVLTTLLHPAGDGTPRWHPGQGPPQRGRPLR; encoded by the coding sequence ATGGTGCCCGCCCACGGGGGCCGGGCGGCGGCACCGGTCTACCGCCCCATCCTCGCCAACCGACGGGGCGAGCTTGAGGCCCTGATCCACCTCGATCCCGCGTACGCCGCGCTTGTCGCCCCGATCCTGGAGGTCGGGGCGATCGATCGGTCCACGATGGATGCCATTCGCCGACTGCCCGCCGGGCTGCTGCCCGCCATCGACGTCAGCGCGCTGCCCGACATCCCCGAGGCGGAGCTGACCCGCTGGGGCGTACCTGTGGTGCCGGTTATCGGGCTCACGGAGAGCGACCACCGGCTGGTCGCGCACGGCGCGGCGGCGCGGGCGTACGGCCGGCGCGCGCTCATCCGGCTGCGGGCCGGCCAGGACCGGGCCGGGCCGGACGCGAGCACCACAGCCGTGGAACGGATCTGGCGGTTCACCGACCTCGCTCCCGAGGAGTGCGACCTGCTGGTGGACGCGGGGGACGTGTGCTGCCCGGCGGACGTGCGGACCGCCGAGCCGCGGGTACGCCACCTGCTGGACTGGGCGCGCCGACACGCCTGGCGATCGGTGACGGTCGCGGCGGGCGGCATGCCACCGACGCTGTCCCGGTTGCCCACCGACGAGCCGGTCCAGCTGGACCGTTGGGACTGGCAGCTGTGGCGACGACTGGCCGACGCCGGGGTCGACTACGGCGACTACGGCGTCCACCCGGCAGCGCCGGGCACCGGCGACCCCGGAGACCGGTTGCCGACCGTGCGATACACCGACGACGGCAGTTGGTGGGTCTACCGCTGGGCGCGACGCGGCGGCCGGGGCGACGACCGGTTCGCGGACCTGTGTCGCACGCTGGTGTCGGCGTCCCACTGGCCAACGACCGGGGCGGCCTTCTCCTGGGGTGACCATGAGCTGCTGCGCCGGGCTCGCCGGGGCGCCGGCGCCGGCTCGACCGCCAACTGGGCGGCGTGGAGCACCTCGCACCACCTGGCCCATGTGCTCACCACGCTGTTGCATCCGGCCGGCGATGGCACGCCGCGGTGGCACCCCGGGCAGGGTCCACCGCAGCGGGGGCGACCGCTGCGGTGA
- a CDS encoding adhesin translates to MLTMTDNAVLVIRDLANQQDVAQDGGVRIAADTDAGSLTVELVPEPAQGDRVVDNQGARIFLDEDAAELLGDASVDATVDDEGIIQFGFTEKP, encoded by the coding sequence ATGCTCACCATGACCGATAACGCCGTGCTCGTCATTCGTGACCTCGCCAACCAACAGGACGTCGCCCAGGACGGCGGAGTGCGTATCGCCGCCGACACCGACGCCGGCTCGCTCACCGTCGAGTTGGTCCCCGAGCCGGCGCAGGGCGATCGCGTGGTCGACAACCAGGGCGCCCGGATCTTCCTGGACGAGGACGCCGCCGAACTGCTCGGTGACGCGTCGGTGGACGCCACGGTCGACGACGAGGGCATCATCCAGTTCGGCTTCACCGAGAAGCCGTAG
- a CDS encoding NAD(P)-binding domain-containing protein, translating to MDTHSADVVVVGAGQAGLSVGYHLHRTGFAPGSGFVILDADNGPGGAWQHRWPTLVFDRVHGFHDLPGLPLPPAEPQRPASEQVSAYFAAYERAFDLPVRRPVRVRAVRSRPDGRLDVHTDRGTWTARALINATGTWTRPFWPHYPGRSTFRGRQLHTADYRGPAEFTGLRVVVVGGGTSAVQLLGEVSTVAAATTWVTRRPPAFNDDEFGPELGRAAVARVDEAVRAGRPPGSVVGVTGLPVTPEVRRLRERGVLDRLPVFDRITPDGVAWSDGRFVPADVILWCTGFRAAIDHLAPLGLRAPGGGITMDGTRVVADARVHLVGYGPSASTIGANRAGRAAVNEIRAWLAPAAVLH from the coding sequence GTGGACACCCACTCCGCGGACGTCGTCGTGGTCGGCGCCGGGCAGGCCGGCCTGAGCGTCGGCTATCACCTGCACCGCACCGGCTTCGCGCCCGGCAGCGGCTTCGTCATCCTCGACGCCGACAACGGGCCCGGCGGCGCCTGGCAGCACCGCTGGCCGACGCTTGTCTTCGACCGGGTGCACGGCTTCCACGACCTGCCCGGGCTGCCGCTCCCGCCCGCCGAGCCGCAACGCCCGGCATCCGAGCAGGTCAGCGCCTACTTCGCCGCGTACGAAAGGGCCTTCGACCTGCCGGTACGGCGGCCGGTGCGGGTCCGGGCGGTGCGTTCCCGCCCCGACGGACGGCTGGATGTGCACACCGACCGGGGCACGTGGACCGCCCGGGCTCTGATCAACGCCACAGGCACCTGGACGCGCCCGTTCTGGCCGCACTACCCGGGCCGGTCGACGTTTCGGGGACGGCAGCTGCACACCGCGGACTATCGGGGGCCGGCCGAGTTCACTGGTCTTCGCGTGGTGGTGGTCGGTGGTGGCACCTCGGCCGTGCAACTGCTCGGCGAGGTTTCCACAGTCGCGGCGGCCACCACCTGGGTGACCCGCCGACCACCGGCGTTCAACGACGACGAGTTCGGCCCGGAACTGGGCCGTGCCGCGGTCGCCCGGGTGGACGAGGCGGTCCGGGCCGGCCGACCGCCGGGCAGCGTGGTGGGCGTGACCGGGCTGCCGGTCACCCCGGAGGTACGCCGACTGCGCGAGCGCGGCGTCCTCGACCGGCTACCCGTGTTCGACCGGATCACACCCGACGGGGTGGCCTGGTCGGACGGGCGGTTCGTGCCGGCGGACGTGATCCTCTGGTGCACCGGCTTCCGGGCGGCCATCGACCATCTCGCCCCGCTGGGCCTGCGCGCGCCGGGCGGCGGTATCACGATGGACGGCACCCGGGTGGTCGCCGACGCGCGGGTTCACCTGGTCGGGTATGGCCCCTCGGCCAGCACGATCGGGGCCAACCGGGCCGGCCGCGCGGCGGTCAACGAGATTCGCGCCTGGCTGGCCCCGGCCGCCGTTCTCCACTGA
- a CDS encoding MIP/aquaporin family protein produces MSDFRRYAAEFLGTLLLVFFGVGSAVAARVQGGVVVVALAFGFVMVALVYTIGPLSGSHVNPAVTLGVLLSGKISVLGAVAYWVAQFVGATVAGFILWALTRWGDVADQTGALGTNGYGAHINRGGAAVLEVVLTFLFVLVVLVVTSRSENPGTAGLAIGLALAATQLVGVTLTGAAVNPARAFGPAVFEGGVALRQLWVFIVFPLLGGALAALVAPMVMGAQRHYWGGHEKSVGGPK; encoded by the coding sequence ATGAGCGACTTCCGTCGGTACGCGGCCGAATTCCTCGGCACCCTGCTGCTGGTGTTCTTCGGAGTGGGCAGCGCGGTCGCCGCGCGGGTCCAGGGCGGCGTGGTGGTGGTGGCGCTGGCCTTCGGGTTCGTGATGGTGGCCCTCGTCTACACGATCGGCCCGCTCTCCGGCAGCCACGTCAACCCGGCGGTGACGCTCGGTGTGCTGCTCTCCGGGAAGATCTCGGTCCTCGGTGCGGTGGCGTACTGGGTCGCGCAGTTCGTCGGCGCGACAGTTGCGGGCTTCATACTCTGGGCGCTCACCCGATGGGGTGACGTCGCGGACCAGACCGGGGCCCTGGGCACGAACGGCTACGGCGCGCACATCAACCGGGGCGGCGCCGCCGTGCTGGAAGTCGTGCTGACCTTCCTCTTCGTGCTGGTCGTGCTGGTGGTGACCAGCCGGAGCGAGAATCCGGGCACCGCCGGGTTGGCCATCGGGTTGGCCCTCGCCGCGACCCAACTGGTGGGCGTGACGCTGACCGGCGCGGCGGTCAACCCGGCCCGCGCGTTCGGTCCGGCGGTCTTCGAGGGCGGTGTGGCCCTGCGGCAGCTGTGGGTGTTCATCGTCTTCCCGTTGCTCGGCGGGGCGCTCGCCGCGCTTGTCGCACCGATGGTCATGGGGGCGCAGCGGCACTACTGGGGTGGTCACGAGAAGTCGGTCGGCGGGCCGAAATAG
- the dacB gene encoding D-alanyl-D-alanine carboxypeptidase/D-alanyl-D-alanine endopeptidase gives MHRRHFPRALALLVLVATAATAGAPGATAESPTPATTQLRATIDTILADTLLTGAQASVVVVDTSTGQTLYDRNGDRRLVPASNTKLLTSTAALELLGPGHRFTTDVRASGKRRAGLLSGNLYLHGGGDPTMLAADYDALAARVAADGVRVVTGNLVADDTRYDSTRLGPDWTWDDEPYYYAAQVSALTVAPDTDYDAGTVIVHAAPADRAGAPPVVTTTPATGYVRVDNRAQTVSDGETSISIEREHGGNTVVVTGQIAVGDEPASDWVTVWEPTGYAADVFRAALHRHGVRVLGRTVLGQPTPETAQPVARHDSMSLGELMTPFLKLSNNGHAEVLTKEIGRVLSGSGTWTAGITAISEYVADTGMDTGRLRQRDGSGLSRRNLVPAAEFVDLLSAVRAEPWFATWYAALPIAGQPERFVGGTLRSRMAGTPAAGNVHAKTGSLTGVSGLSGYVTSADGRLLAFSILLNNYLTASVKPLEDQIAVALAGFREGGASAARVAPPSAPETPRTPEGVECSWVKPITC, from the coding sequence ATGCATCGCCGTCACTTTCCCCGGGCCCTCGCGCTGCTCGTGCTGGTCGCCACCGCGGCCACCGCCGGCGCGCCCGGCGCCACGGCCGAGTCGCCCACGCCCGCGACGACCCAGCTGCGCGCCACCATCGACACGATCCTCGCCGACACCCTGCTGACCGGCGCGCAGGCATCGGTGGTGGTGGTCGACACCAGCACGGGACAGACGCTCTACGACCGCAACGGTGACCGCCGGCTGGTTCCGGCGTCCAACACCAAGCTGCTGACCTCGACCGCAGCCCTTGAGCTGCTCGGACCGGGCCACCGCTTCACCACCGACGTACGCGCCAGCGGCAAGCGCCGCGCGGGTCTGCTGTCCGGCAACCTCTACCTGCACGGCGGGGGCGACCCGACCATGCTCGCCGCCGACTACGACGCGCTCGCCGCGCGGGTCGCCGCCGACGGTGTGCGGGTGGTCACCGGGAACCTGGTCGCCGACGACACCCGCTACGACAGCACCCGACTCGGCCCCGACTGGACCTGGGACGACGAGCCCTACTACTACGCCGCCCAGGTCTCCGCGCTGACCGTCGCCCCGGACACCGACTACGACGCGGGCACCGTGATCGTGCACGCCGCGCCGGCCGACCGGGCCGGCGCCCCGCCGGTGGTCACCACCACCCCCGCCACCGGGTACGTCCGCGTCGACAACCGCGCCCAGACGGTCAGCGACGGCGAGACCTCCATCTCGATCGAGCGCGAGCACGGCGGCAACACAGTCGTGGTGACCGGTCAGATCGCCGTCGGCGACGAGCCCGCCAGCGACTGGGTCACCGTCTGGGAACCCACCGGCTACGCGGCCGACGTGTTCCGGGCGGCGCTGCACCGACACGGCGTTCGGGTTCTCGGCCGGACCGTGCTCGGCCAGCCCACCCCGGAGACGGCCCAGCCGGTGGCGCGACACGACTCGATGAGCCTGGGTGAGCTGATGACGCCATTCCTCAAGCTGTCCAACAACGGGCACGCCGAGGTGTTGACCAAGGAGATCGGTCGTGTCCTCTCCGGCTCGGGCACGTGGACGGCCGGGATCACCGCGATCAGCGAGTACGTCGCCGACACCGGCATGGACACCGGGAGACTGCGCCAACGCGACGGCTCAGGATTGTCCCGGCGCAACCTGGTCCCGGCGGCGGAGTTCGTCGACCTGCTGAGCGCCGTCCGCGCCGAACCGTGGTTCGCGACCTGGTACGCGGCGCTACCGATCGCCGGCCAGCCCGAGCGATTCGTCGGCGGCACCCTGCGCAGCCGGATGGCCGGCACGCCGGCGGCGGGCAACGTACACGCCAAGACCGGCAGCCTGACCGGTGTCTCCGGGCTCTCCGGTTACGTCACCAGCGCCGATGGTCGACTGCTGGCGTTCTCCATCCTGCTCAACAACTACCTGACCGCGTCGGTGAAGCCGCTGGAGGACCAGATCGCCGTGGCGCTTGCCGGTTTCCGCGAGGGTGGTGCGTCGGCGGCGCGGGTGGCACCGCCGTCGGCGCCGGAGACACCGCGCACCCCGGAGGGCGTCGAGTGCTCCTGGGTCAAGCCGATCACCTGCTGA
- a CDS encoding pentapeptide repeat-containing protein, translating to MPELTEDVTFRNEDWYGEELTDRHFVGCEFFGVDLTEAVTRGAVFTGCTFGNVAFNASRHVDSAFTRCVFRRCNFFEAEFTGCKLVGSTFSECDMRPLTVDGGDWSFAALPGADLRGVRLTGVRMREVDLTRANLTGATVTGVDLSGAQLTNVRLGGADLRGSDLTALDPTVVERAGAVIDVEQAVVIAQLLGFRIG from the coding sequence ATGCCGGAGTTGACCGAGGACGTGACCTTCCGCAACGAGGACTGGTACGGCGAGGAGTTGACCGACCGGCACTTCGTGGGTTGCGAGTTCTTCGGGGTGGACCTGACCGAGGCGGTGACCAGAGGTGCGGTCTTCACCGGGTGCACGTTCGGCAACGTGGCGTTCAACGCCTCCCGACACGTCGACTCCGCCTTCACCCGTTGCGTCTTTCGGCGGTGCAACTTCTTCGAGGCCGAATTCACCGGCTGCAAGCTGGTCGGCAGCACCTTCAGCGAGTGCGACATGCGTCCGTTGACGGTGGACGGCGGCGACTGGTCCTTCGCCGCGCTGCCCGGCGCCGACCTGCGCGGCGTCCGGCTGACCGGCGTGCGGATGCGCGAGGTGGACCTCACGAGGGCCAACCTCACCGGTGCTACCGTCACCGGTGTCGATCTTTCCGGCGCGCAGCTGACCAACGTCCGGCTCGGCGGCGCCGACCTGCGGGGCAGCGATCTCACCGCGCTGGACCCGACGGTCGTCGAGCGGGCCGGCGCCGTCATCGACGTCGAGCAGGCCGTGGTCATCGCGCAGCTGCTGGGTTTCCGGATCGGTTGA
- a CDS encoding serine hydrolase domain-containing protein codes for MSVARSKDPDQIGFDTARLARIDEHFGRYVDDGRLAGWQVVVTRGGEVAHSSTYGLRDRESGAPVEPDTLWRIYSMTKPVTSVAAMMLWEEGRFELTDEISRWLPEFADLRVYSKGSVLKPYTVPAVEPIRVWHLLTHTAGLTYGFMQTSVVDGLYRAAGYDLHPPADVDLAGACATYGELPLLFQPGSAWGYSVATDVLGRLVEVVSGQSLDAFFADRIFGPLGMTDTRWWVEGDEADRLAALYVPEPRSGRAVRYDSLGSLAFSKPALLSGGGGLISSAADYHRFTQLLLRGGELDGVRLLGPRTVRFMTRNHLPGGQDLGSLSTGGFAESTLDGIGFGLGFAVVDDPIPSRVPSSVGEYYWGGVASTAFWVDPAEEITALLFTQLMPSSTYPLRSQLRQLVYAALVD; via the coding sequence GTGAGTGTGGCTCGGAGCAAGGACCCGGATCAGATCGGTTTCGACACGGCGCGCCTGGCACGGATCGACGAGCACTTCGGTCGGTACGTCGACGACGGCCGGCTCGCCGGCTGGCAGGTGGTGGTCACCCGTGGCGGCGAGGTGGCGCACTCCTCGACGTACGGGCTGCGCGACCGGGAGTCCGGCGCACCGGTCGAGCCCGACACGCTCTGGCGGATCTACTCGATGACCAAGCCGGTCACCTCGGTCGCGGCCATGATGCTGTGGGAGGAAGGCCGGTTCGAGCTGACCGACGAGATCAGCCGCTGGTTGCCCGAGTTCGCCGACCTGCGCGTCTACTCCAAGGGGTCGGTGCTCAAGCCGTACACCGTGCCGGCGGTCGAGCCGATCCGGGTCTGGCACCTGCTCACCCACACGGCCGGCCTGACGTACGGCTTCATGCAGACCTCGGTGGTCGACGGGCTCTACCGGGCCGCCGGCTACGACCTGCACCCGCCGGCGGACGTCGACCTGGCCGGCGCCTGCGCGACCTACGGCGAGCTGCCGCTGCTGTTCCAGCCCGGCTCGGCGTGGGGCTACTCCGTCGCCACCGACGTGCTCGGCCGACTCGTCGAGGTGGTCTCCGGGCAGAGCCTCGACGCGTTCTTCGCCGACCGGATCTTCGGCCCGCTGGGCATGACCGACACCCGCTGGTGGGTGGAGGGCGACGAGGCCGACCGGCTGGCCGCACTCTACGTACCGGAACCGCGCAGCGGCCGGGCCGTCCGCTACGACAGCCTCGGGTCGCTCGCGTTCAGCAAGCCGGCGCTGCTCTCCGGCGGCGGCGGCCTGATCTCCAGCGCCGCCGACTACCACCGCTTCACGCAGTTGCTGCTGCGCGGCGGCGAACTGGACGGCGTCCGGCTGCTCGGGCCGCGCACGGTCCGGTTCATGACCCGCAACCACCTGCCCGGTGGTCAGGACCTGGGCAGCCTGTCCACCGGCGGCTTCGCCGAGAGCACCCTGGACGGGATCGGCTTCGGCCTCGGCTTCGCGGTGGTCGACGACCCGATCCCCAGCCGGGTGCCGAGCAGCGTCGGCGAGTACTACTGGGGCGGGGTGGCCAGCACCGCGTTCTGGGTCGACCCGGCCGAAGAGATCACCGCGCTGCTGTTCACGCAGCTGATGCCGTCGAGCACCTACCCGCTCCGCTCCCAGCTGCGCCAGCTCGTCTACGCCGCCCTGGTCGACTGA
- a CDS encoding PPOX class F420-dependent oxidoreductase: MARSIARNTRVDRDGLLDFLRPRHRVLLITTRADGRPQSSPVSAGVDGQGRLVVSTYPERAKVTNLRRDPRVSACVLSDDWNGPWVQIDGTAEVLDLPDALEPLVEYFRSISGEHPDWDDYRAAMVRQGKSLIRVTIDAWGPIATGGFPARLAD; this comes from the coding sequence ATGGCACGCAGCATCGCAAGGAACACCCGGGTCGACCGGGACGGCCTGCTCGACTTCCTCCGCCCGCGACACCGCGTCCTGCTGATCACCACCCGGGCCGACGGACGCCCGCAGTCCTCCCCGGTCTCCGCCGGGGTCGACGGGCAGGGGCGGCTGGTCGTCTCCACCTACCCCGAGCGGGCCAAGGTGACCAACCTGCGTCGCGACCCCCGGGTCTCGGCCTGCGTGCTCAGCGACGACTGGAACGGCCCCTGGGTGCAGATCGACGGCACCGCCGAGGTGCTCGACCTGCCCGACGCGCTGGAGCCGCTTGTCGAATACTTTCGCAGCATCTCCGGCGAGCACCCGGACTGGGACGACTACCGGGCGGCCATGGTGCGCCAGGGCAAGTCGCTGATCCGGGTCACCATCGACGCCTGGGGCCCGATCGCCACCGGCGGCTTCCCCGCCCGCCTCGCCGACTGA
- a CDS encoding DUF6642 family protein, with the protein MARGGVFCVEGQWHRDLNERGSVLPTLELLERLGKIRFIHKDAATRDELFYFLDRWLLKQYADHRVGFFAMHGEPSRLCLTDWQSVELNEVAELMAGRAEGRRLYFGSCSVLRASDAVLREFLEVTGAALICGFTREVDWVESAAFETVLLDVLANGQRHNAAELRMGSAHWAPLASYLGFRVIYANGRAWRPSGRPRVPTQSVHRAAARPS; encoded by the coding sequence GTGGCACGCGGTGGCGTCTTCTGTGTCGAGGGTCAGTGGCACCGTGACCTCAACGAGCGGGGCTCGGTGCTGCCCACGCTGGAGCTGCTGGAGCGGCTGGGCAAGATCCGCTTCATCCACAAGGACGCGGCCACCCGCGACGAGTTGTTCTACTTCCTGGACCGGTGGCTGCTCAAGCAGTACGCCGACCACCGGGTCGGCTTCTTCGCCATGCACGGCGAGCCGAGCCGGCTCTGCCTCACCGACTGGCAGTCGGTCGAGTTGAACGAGGTGGCCGAGCTGATGGCCGGCCGCGCCGAGGGCCGGCGACTCTATTTCGGCAGCTGCTCGGTGCTGCGCGCCTCGGACGCGGTGCTGCGCGAGTTCCTGGAAGTCACCGGAGCGGCTCTGATCTGCGGTTTCACCCGCGAAGTCGACTGGGTCGAATCGGCGGCCTTCGAAACCGTCCTCCTCGACGTGCTCGCCAACGGCCAACGACACAACGCCGCCGAGCTGCGGATGGGCTCCGCGCACTGGGCGCCGCTCGCGTCGTACCTCGGTTTTCGGGTGATCTACGCCAACGGTCGGGCCTGGCGGCCGTCCGGCCGCCCCCGCGTGCCCACCCAGTCGGTGCACCGGGCAGCGGCCCGACCCAGCTGA
- a CDS encoding D-Ala-D-Ala carboxypeptidase family metallohydrolase: MRVNTLKRVAVAFALALPGAAIATVIAAPAAHADGCYTWNRTLTQGRSGDDVRQLQIRVAGWAGYRDIVENDGRYGPKTAAAVKRFQQAYGLRADGIAGPQTFAKLYQLQDNDCTPAHFSYSELDNGCGGSGWSGGPLSANQTKQNALRTMWKLEALRKGLGDKPLNVSSGFRSRACNNQVGGASDSQHLYGNAADVTSRTSSLCQVARGARNNGFSGIYGPGYPDHDDHVHVDSRRENNSDNSSNTTNWSAPDCGVGN, encoded by the coding sequence GTGCGCGTAAACACCTTGAAGCGGGTCGCCGTCGCATTCGCCCTGGCGCTGCCCGGGGCCGCAATCGCCACGGTGATCGCCGCACCGGCGGCGCACGCGGACGGCTGTTACACCTGGAACCGCACCCTGACCCAGGGGCGTTCCGGAGACGACGTCCGCCAGTTGCAGATTCGGGTCGCCGGATGGGCCGGCTACCGGGACATCGTGGAGAACGACGGGCGCTACGGGCCGAAGACCGCCGCCGCGGTCAAGCGGTTCCAGCAGGCGTACGGGCTGCGCGCCGACGGCATCGCCGGCCCACAGACCTTCGCCAAGCTGTACCAACTCCAGGACAACGACTGCACGCCGGCGCACTTCAGCTACAGCGAGCTGGACAACGGGTGCGGCGGGAGCGGGTGGAGCGGCGGCCCGCTGTCGGCGAACCAGACCAAGCAGAACGCGCTGCGCACCATGTGGAAGCTGGAGGCGCTGCGTAAGGGCCTCGGCGACAAGCCGCTCAACGTGTCCAGCGGTTTCCGCAGCCGTGCCTGCAACAACCAGGTCGGCGGCGCGTCCGACAGCCAACACCTCTACGGCAACGCGGCCGACGTGACCTCACGGACGTCCTCGCTCTGCCAGGTCGCCCGCGGCGCCCGCAACAACGGCTTCAGTGGGATCTACGGGCCGGGCTACCCCGATCACGACGACCACGTGCACGTCGACTCGCGGCGGGAGAACAACAGCGACAACAGCTCGAACACGACGAACTGGTCCGCCCCGGACTGCGGGGTCGGTAACTGA
- a CDS encoding ATP-binding protein: MDGFVGRDRELHLLGGMLGRVQRGGRAGRPGRALLMRGRRRVGKSRLVEEFVERAEVPYLFFTASAQPTVAAELALFVEEAAASTLPGAQILREQQPRTWDAALTLLAAALPSDRPSVVVLDEMPYLIAGDPGFEGTLQKVFDRELSKRPVLLICVGSDLAMMEALNDYGRPFHQRATEMVIPPLSPADVSDMLGLSAADAFDAYLVSGGLPLILDEWPTGASVHEYLTDAVRDPTSALLVSGERALAAEFPPQSQAGLVLRAIGSGERTFSLISRAAGDLPQASLNRALRLLTQKRAVEITVPLSTKPSRETRYAVADPYLRFWLSFLGSHLSEIERGRGDLTLDRIDRSWASWRGRAIEPVVREALRRLPGDHLPAEAAVIGGYWTRTNDPEIDIVGADRAPVARSISFVGSVKWQENRPFDAHDLGRLLLHRSRLPGADESVPVLAVSRSGTAVDGIRVLSAEDLLTAYRN; the protein is encoded by the coding sequence GTGGACGGCTTTGTCGGACGGGACCGTGAACTCCACCTCCTGGGCGGCATGCTCGGCCGGGTGCAGCGCGGTGGCCGCGCTGGTCGGCCGGGGCGCGCCCTGCTCATGCGCGGTCGCCGACGGGTAGGCAAGTCCCGACTGGTCGAGGAGTTCGTCGAGCGGGCCGAGGTGCCGTACCTCTTCTTCACCGCCTCCGCGCAGCCGACCGTCGCAGCCGAGCTGGCCCTCTTCGTGGAGGAGGCGGCCGCCTCGACGCTGCCGGGTGCACAGATCCTTCGGGAGCAGCAACCACGGACCTGGGACGCGGCGTTGACCCTGCTCGCCGCCGCGCTGCCGTCCGACCGGCCGAGCGTCGTCGTCCTGGACGAGATGCCGTACCTCATCGCGGGCGACCCGGGCTTCGAAGGAACGCTGCAGAAGGTCTTCGACCGCGAGTTGTCCAAGCGACCCGTCCTGCTGATCTGTGTCGGTTCGGACCTGGCCATGATGGAAGCCCTCAACGACTACGGCCGGCCGTTCCACCAGCGAGCCACCGAGATGGTCATTCCGCCGTTGAGCCCGGCCGACGTCAGCGACATGCTCGGCCTGTCCGCCGCCGACGCGTTCGACGCCTACCTGGTGTCCGGTGGTCTGCCGCTGATCCTCGACGAGTGGCCGACGGGTGCATCGGTCCACGAATACCTGACCGATGCGGTACGAGATCCGACCTCTGCCCTGCTGGTCAGCGGCGAGCGGGCACTGGCGGCGGAGTTCCCGCCCCAGTCCCAGGCGGGTCTGGTGCTGCGGGCCATCGGCTCCGGTGAGCGGACCTTCTCGCTGATCTCCCGCGCGGCGGGGGATCTTCCGCAGGCGTCCCTCAACCGGGCCCTGCGCCTGCTGACGCAGAAGCGGGCCGTGGAGATCACCGTTCCGCTGTCGACCAAGCCGTCGCGGGAAACCCGGTACGCGGTGGCCGACCCGTACCTGCGCTTCTGGCTGTCGTTCCTGGGGTCGCACCTCTCCGAGATCGAGCGGGGGCGGGGCGACCTGACCCTGGACCGGATCGACAGGTCGTGGGCGTCCTGGCGAGGTCGAGCCATCGAACCTGTCGTCCGGGAGGCGCTGCGCCGGCTGCCCGGTGACCACCTGCCGGCGGAGGCAGCGGTGATCGGCGGCTACTGGACCCGGACCAACGACCCGGAGATCGACATAGTCGGCGCCGACCGTGCGCCCGTCGCTCGGAGCATCAGCTTCGTCGGATCGGTCAAGTGGCAGGAGAACCGCCCCTTTGACGCCCACGACCTGGGCCGGCTACTTCTGCACCGGTCTCGGCTCCCCGGCGCCGACGAATCGGTGCCGGTCCTCGCCGTGTCGCGCAGCGGCACTGCCGTCGACGGCATCCGGGTGTTGTCGGCGGAGGATCTGCTTACCGCGTACCGGAATTGA
- a CDS encoding response regulator transcription factor — protein sequence MAAVAGVTGPSGVTGPSGVTAPPVRVLIVDDDALVRAGLSMILGGLPDLTVVGEAADGGEVPAAVAAYAPDVVLMDIRMPRVDGLTATEALRAQPHPPEVLVLTTFDADEQVLRALRAGAAGFLLKDTPPAEIVHAVRRVAAGEATLSPTVTRTLIAHVTAATPGPAGPDPRRERALRLLRGLSERERQVAVALGRGHTNAEIAGELFMSVATVKAYVSRLLTRLELNNRVQVALLVHDAGLV from the coding sequence CTGGCTGCCGTGGCCGGCGTGACCGGGCCGTCGGGTGTGACCGGGCCCTCGGGTGTGACTGCGCCGCCGGTGCGCGTGTTGATCGTGGACGACGACGCACTGGTCCGGGCCGGCCTGTCGATGATCCTCGGCGGTCTGCCGGACCTGACAGTGGTCGGTGAGGCAGCCGACGGCGGCGAGGTGCCCGCCGCGGTCGCCGCGTACGCCCCGGACGTGGTGCTGATGGACATCCGGATGCCCCGGGTCGACGGGCTGACCGCCACCGAGGCGCTGCGCGCCCAGCCGCACCCGCCGGAGGTGTTGGTGCTGACCACCTTCGATGCCGACGAGCAGGTGCTGCGGGCGCTGCGCGCCGGGGCGGCCGGATTCCTGCTCAAGGACACCCCGCCGGCGGAGATCGTGCACGCCGTACGACGGGTGGCGGCCGGCGAGGCCACGCTCTCCCCGACGGTGACCCGAACGCTGATCGCCCACGTGACCGCCGCCACTCCCGGACCAGCCGGTCCCGACCCACGCCGGGAGCGGGCACTGCGGCTGCTCAGAGGGCTCAGTGAGCGGGAGCGGCAGGTGGCGGTCGCGCTGGGGCGGGGCCACACCAACGCGGAGATCGCGGGGGAGTTGTTCATGAGCGTGGCGACCGTGAAGGCGTACGTGTCCCGGCTGCTGACCCGACTGGAGCTGAACAACCGGGTCCAGGTGGCGCTGCTCGTGCACGACGCCGGCCTCGTCTGA